A stretch of the Candidatus Hydrogenedens sp. genome encodes the following:
- the surE gene encoding 5'/3'-nucleotidase SurE — protein sequence MSRPVILLTNDDGIHAKGLSLLADVMESTGDVYVFAPDREQSAVGHSVSLRKPLRVTKIKERWHMVDGTPTDCIMLAVRDLLGTRPSLIIAGINAGANLGDDVTYSGTVAGAFEGMLLGIPSFSISVVSHNPENFESAGIFAVKLARYILKYGIPADTMLNVNVPDLPYSEIKGVAVTRMGRRNYQDEIIKRYDPRGQIYYWIGGAQPTHVQEPGTDFDAIEQNQISITPLQRDFTNHSALSYFYDPRIEL from the coding sequence ATGTCGAGACCAGTAATTTTATTAACAAATGATGATGGTATTCACGCCAAAGGTTTATCCTTGCTTGCTGATGTAATGGAAAGTACAGGAGATGTATATGTTTTTGCTCCTGACCGAGAACAAAGTGCTGTTGGTCATAGTGTTTCATTGAGGAAACCCTTGCGAGTAACCAAGATAAAGGAAAGATGGCACATGGTAGATGGTACACCAACGGATTGCATTATGTTGGCGGTTCGCGATTTATTAGGGACAAGACCTTCACTCATTATTGCTGGAATTAATGCTGGTGCCAATTTGGGAGATGATGTAACCTATTCTGGTACTGTCGCAGGTGCGTTCGAAGGGATGCTCCTTGGGATTCCTTCCTTTTCTATTTCAGTAGTGAGCCATAACCCTGAGAATTTTGAATCGGCTGGGATTTTTGCAGTGAAATTAGCACGGTATATATTAAAATATGGTATACCTGCTGACACCATGCTTAATGTGAATGTGCCAGACCTACCCTATTCTGAAATAAAGGGTGTTGCGGTTACTCGGATGGGACGCAGAAATTATCAGGATGAAATCATCAAAAGGTATGACCCACGTGGACAAATTTACTACTGGATAGGTGGAGCACAACCAACACATGTTCAGGAACCTGGAACCGATTTTGACGCTATTGAGCAAAACCAAATTAGTATTACACCCCTTCAAAGAGACTTTACGAATCATTCCGCATTATCATATTTTTACGACCCCAGAATAGAATTATAA
- a CDS encoding response regulator has product MQNIKILFADDSPELIRIFKQWAEIKGFNAKFATNGVEVLETIKEEDIDLIVLDIDMPILDGIRTAEEIQKITGKSKILILTGLGPNVQDILPENIVDVLLKPISLKELGDKISEIALTVKE; this is encoded by the coding sequence ATGCAGAATATAAAGATATTATTTGCTGATGATAGTCCTGAACTAATACGAATATTCAAGCAATGGGCAGAAATAAAAGGTTTTAATGCAAAATTTGCCACTAATGGTGTAGAGGTGCTTGAAACAATAAAAGAGGAGGACATTGACCTTATTGTTTTAGATATTGATATGCCTATTCTTGACGGAATTAGAACCGCAGAAGAAATTCAAAAGATTACAGGGAAAAGTAAGATTTTAATCCTTACAGGCTTGGGTCCAAATGTTCAGGATATCCTACCTGAAAATATTGTCGATGTTCTTTTGAAACCTATTTCATTAAAGGAATTAGGGGACAAAATATCAGAGATTGCTTTAACAGTAAAAGAATAA